The following nucleotide sequence is from Thermococcus sp. Bubb.Bath.
TCCACGAGAGCGCCGCTCCCTGGAGGCCAAAGTGCAAGAGGAAGGGATGGGCTGAGAAGAGAAAAACAAGACAGTTCAAGGCGCTTGCAATGGCAACACCCCTTGAGTCCATCGCTATGTTTAACTCCGCCGTTAGAAGTGCCACGAATCCTGCAGGCCCTATTCCGAGGGATGCAAGCTTGACCATGCCACCAGCTGAGGTGTATTTACCTCCAAAGATGGATAGAAGCGTGTTGCCAGCCAGTATCAGAATCGCTGAGGTGATAGCCCAGTAGACCGCGAGCACTCCAGCGGCTTTTACCATGTCCCTTCTCCGGATTTTGCCTTTGCTGCCCTCGCGGAGGAGGATAATGGAGAGCTGGTTTATCGGGACGGTAGTTAAGCTTATGAGCATGAATCCAGCGTAGTAATAAGCCGCCATATCCCTTCCGAGGTCTCTGAGAACGAGGCTCGGCATGAAGTAAAGGGGCAGGTAAGAGGAGATGCTCAGGAGGTAGTTCCCGACCGATATCGGCAGGGCCTCCCTTAGGAACTCCATGCTGAATGCTGGCTTTAAGGCATCCTTTAATTTAATCACTCCATAGACTGCCCCAGTCAGCAAACCAACTCCAAAGGATCCAACTATGCCGCCAAAGCCCTCCCTCGTCAAAAAGGGCAGCGGAATGACCCTGGCGCTGTACACCACGCTCTGCTTGAAGAAAACGTCCGTCTTTCGTAGGGGCACTGCGGCTATGCCGTTCGTGGTGTACACTGCTCCCAAAACCGCCATACTGAGCAGGAGGGCTTTTAGGCTTGTCTTACCAGTTAAAACCCTTCCAGGGTCCATTATGGTATAAACTGCGGTCATGGAGAATGAGGCAATGGTTATTACCAGAACCGTCGTCCCCGTTGCCTTCTTTCCAAACTTGGAATAGAACCTCACTGTTCCAACATTCAGGCCCATCGTTGATAGTGCGAAGATGAGGCTGAGAGCCGAGAGCACCGACGAGGCAACTCCCACCTCCTCGGGAGGATACATCCTGGCCGCCGCCCACCAGAATAGAAACCCTGCGGCGGCCGATACGAACGTTGCCCCGGTTAAATTGGCAGTGGGGCGTATGAGGTCCCTCAGTCCCAACCGCCTGCCCTCCTGAAGACGCCCCTGTCGAGAACGAGATCCCCTTTCATGTACGTGTACCTTATGACTTCCCCCTTGACTTCCTGTGGTAGCTTAAACTCGGTTATTCCAGTTACGTTGTAGGTTTTCTGGAAAACAATCTTTCCTGAGTCGGAATATCCGTAAATCACCAGCTTGTCCCCAGTTGCATTTATGATATGCAGGATCGGCCCGCTATCCCCCCATGTAACCTCCACGTTGGGGTGAATCAGACGGAAGATTTTTACCATTCCTCCGTCGGAGTATACCAACCTGTAATCCTTGGGATATTCGTTCGTGAACATGAGCCTTGCGAATGTCGTGGAGAATGTCTTCTCGTCCATCAGCACGGCGTAGCCGTAGTTCAGGTTGACGTAGAGGTAGGCATTCCCGGCTTTCTTCCCGTACGTGTTCACCATGAACGTCTCGTTTCCCTTTTCCACCCATGTCTCTTCCGGCACAAAGCTAACCCCGCCGGCGCGTACGAGGACGTTCCAGGTCGCATTCTTATTGTTTACCTCAACTACCGCACTGTACCCACCCCAGGAGAACACGATTGTCCGTCCAGATGCCTGAACCGGTGCCATTATTATGAGGACGTAGCCACTTCCATGATACCCCGCCGTTGACAGCAGGGAGTCCCATTTAAGCATGGTATCGTACGAGACAGTTACATAGTCCACCCCGTAGTCGAGGAGGGTTTCCTTGGGCACCTCCCCAAGGTAGAACTTTGCGGTTAGCTCACTTGGCGTTCCCTGTGCGACAGGAGCTCTGTGGGCGAAATAGGTGACCCAGTCTCCATGGTCCCACCACGTCATCACGACGTCATTGTCGTACGAATGATCCCTTAAGTAGGTCAGCGCCTTCTCCCAGTGGTCGTTCGCTATGGGGCTTAAGTGGGAGGTTGTATTGATGCTCTGATATGCTAGTCCTATTGTGAGAAGTCCTATAACGACCAGTGCGGCAGTTTTTCTTTCGTTCTTAAGAAATTCGAGGGTTTCGGACGCTCCTATTCCAGCGGCCATGGCAATCCCGAGGGATCCGATGAAAAGGAACCTGTTCCAGTAGAATATCATTGCCGTAAGCGGCAGGACAACACTCAAACTGACAGCGTTCTCAACCCTTCTTTTCCTGAATGCCAGGGTGTAAAGCGGAGCCAGGAATAGCAGTGTGTAGTATGCAGTCTTAAGATCCTCCCAGCCGGGCCTGTTCATCTCTGCGGTTGCCGTCGACGTTCCAGAGGGAGAGAGGCCAACGGAGAGGGTATTTAAAATTGAACCGTACCTCCATATAGTCACTATTAAGGCCAGGGCTGTGAGCACTCCAAGGCCCCAGGCTATTACCCTCCTCTTCTCCTGTGGAAGTCTAACCGCCCAGCGAACCGCCAGGATTATCAGCAAGGTTCCTGGGAGGAGAAGTAGGAGATGAAGCGCCAGGTACGCATCATTCAGTGGGCCGGGGGGTATTCCCGTCAGCTTTATGACCTGTTCTCCCTGCCAGTTCTCACTCCAGAGCATTCCGAACCCCGCTATCCTTCCGAGAAGAGACGCCAGAATGGCTCCCAGTCCTGTAGAGAGTGCCATCATCGCTGCGTCGTAGGTTCTGTTCTCCCCTATTAATGAATAGGCGGCGACGAAGAGTGCCGTTAGGAGAGGAAGGGCGAGCACGATGTAGTACGCGCTCCAGAACATGGAGGACAACCCCGCGGCCGTTCCGGCAAGGAGATAAAACTCCAGCTTCTTTTTCTTTTCCCTTTCAGATTTCAGCGCGTATGCAAAGAGGAGGAACACTACCGAGTACCAGAAGAGGGCGTAGTTATCGCCGCGGTAGTAGTTGGACATGGAGCGGAAGATATGTCCGAATGATAGGGTAAGAAAGAGGGAGGTCCAGGCTGCGGCTTTCCAGCCGTAGAGTCTCTTAACTCCATAGTAAACCGCGACCACGGTAAGGGCCCCAAAAATTGGTGGGGTGAGCTTGAAGGCCCCGTAAACCGAGGTTCCAAACGGTTTTAGAATGCGATAAACAATGTACGGGGTGGCCCACATTCCCTTTGGATGAAAGTGATCCATGAGGATTCCCCTTGGCCCGAGGGCGTAGGTAAAGTAGTTCACCCAGCCGTGGGAGCTTACGTACTCCAGATAGGCCAGATGAAAGTAGGGGTCATAGCCTATGGGATATTTCAGGCGGTAGGGTATCAACCTTATGATAAACGCTATTAGTGCTATTACCCAGGCGGCGTTCTTCTTAAAGATCATTAAAAGAGCTCGTGTATTTCCGTTCTGCTCATCGGTGCTTTCTCTGCTCCCTTTCTTTTCTTCTGTCCTGACCCTTTTCCGCCCTTTCCTCGTCATGGTTCCACCGGAGGGTATGCGGTGGATTCCGTTAAAACGTTTGTGAGCCTTTGCCCCATCCAAAAACTTAATTTACATGGAGGGTTTATGTAGTACTATGGCAGTACCCACCTTGGTCTGCCTGTAGTTTGGTTGAACTATCGGAGGTGATCCCTTGGCTGGCAAGACCAAAGTCTGGCTCGCGATCCTAACGGTCCTGGTTATACTCCTCCTGCTCGTTGATATCGGGGCGGTCTTTGCCGCCATGAAGTTCCGCGGAATGGCCGCTTCGGCAGTTGATGACGCCATCCAGTCCCTCCAGAAGACGAAAACTGAGACGTTCCAGGTCAAGGTGCCCATCCACAGGACGGTTAAGGTGCCGATTAACACCACGGTCAAGGTGCACATATCCAAGACCTTTGACGTTCACATCAACAAAACGGTGGAAGTCGACGTTAACAGGACGTTCACCACGAACATAAGCGACACCGTTGACGTACCGGTAAATCAGAATGTGAGCTTCAACGTCCCGATAGACCAGGTCGTGGACGTTCCGATAAACACGACCGTCAGGGTTCACGTCGTTCAGACCGTCAACACCACCGCCTACAACAGGGAGCACAACCTAACCCTAAACGTCACTATTCCTATTGATACCTGGGTTGACACTCCGGTCACGACAACGGCCAGGACGAGGGTCAAGACTACCGTTCCAGTCACAACTGTAATCAACACTACGGCTACTGTTCCGATTAACACGACAGTCGATGTGCCGTTCCACGATACTCTTGAAGTCCCCGTGGACACCGTCGTGAAGGTTCCATTTAATGACACTATAGAAGTACCCATAAACGAAGAGCTTGAAGTACCGATAGACATGGAGTTCACGATGAACCTTACCGCCAGTGACCTGGGTCTCGACTCTATGGTCAACCAGGCCATTGAGATGCTCAACCAGATCAAGTCCAGCCTCGGCTGAGCTTTCCTTCTTTCTTTGCGTTAACCCTAAAAACACCCCTCCCTATTCTCACCGGTGTGTCCCGTGGATGTCTCGGTAGTGCTGCCAACTATGAACGAGGAAAGGGCCATTCGAGTTGTTCTACCCAGGATAGATGAAGTTTTGAATAGAACGGGGCTGGAATACGAGATAATAGTCGTGGATAAGAGCAGTGATAGAACCCCCGAGATAGCGAGGGAGCTTGGGGCCGTCGTCGTGAGACAGGAAGGAAAGGGCTACGGCGATGCATATCTAACTGGCTTCAGGCACGCCAAGGGAAAATACGTTCTCATGATGGACCTGGACGGGAGCTACGACCCTGAGGACATCCCTGCCCTATTACAGCCCCTCCTCCGCGGCGAGGCCGATATGGTCATGGGCTCACGCCTTAAGGGGGAGATTGACCGGGGGGCCATGCCCTGGCTTCACAGGAGGATTGGGAACCCCTTCCTGACCCGCGTTCTTAACCTCTTCTTCCACGTTGGGGTCTCGGATGCCCACTGCGGTATGCGGGCCATCAGGAGGGATGCATTGAAGAGGCTTCCCTTAAGGTGTAGGGGGATGGAGTTCGCGAGTGAGATGGTGATAGAGGCCGCCAAACATGGCCTCAGGATAGTTGAGGTGCCCATTCACTATCACAGGAGGATTGGAGAGTCCAAGCTCAGCTCCTTCCGGGACGGATGGAGGCACCTCCGCTTCATGCTCCTCTATTCACCCACTCACCTTTTCCTTCTTCCAGGTTCTATTATCGCCCTGCTGGGCCTTTTCGTGCTTTTGTACACCTACTTCTTCCAGCCCATAAGGTTGCACACGATGATACTGGGGGCCCTGATGCTGATAACCGGCTCCCAGGTTATAGGGTTTGGAATCTCCGCCAAGGTATACGCCGTTAAGGAGGGGTTCCAGAAACCTGACAGGACGACGGAGTTCTTCATGCGCTATTCCATCCTGGAGGAGGGCCTGGTGGTAGGGGGCCTCCTCTTGCTTCTGGGCATAATACTGGGTATCAGACTCTTTCTCCAGTGGAGGAGCGCAGGCTACGGGGCCCTGTACCATATACAGGAGGCAATCCTGATACTTACCCTGGTTACACTTGGCCTTCAGCTCGTCTTCTTTTCCTTCTTCATTAGTATATATATGGTGAAGGAGGGTTAGCCATGCGCGTCCTCATGCTCGCCCCCTATTTTCCTCCGGAGGGGGGAGGACTTGAGAGGTACGCCCTTTCCATGGCGAGGGAGCTGGGTGGTGAGCATGAGGTTCGCGTTCTTGCTATGAGCCGGAAGCGTTCCGGTGTTGAAACTCTCTCACGGGTGATACAGGTTGAACGTATTAAGGCTGGGTTTGTCCTATCGAATACTCCCCTGAGCGTTCGCTTCCTTCTCAAGGCTCTTTCAATAGCCCGCTCCTGGAGGCCTGAGCTCATAGTGGCCCACACCCCTGTGCCATACGCTGCCGACGTTGCCGCTTTGGTCTCACGCCTCTTTAACATCCCACTGGTGATTGTTTACCACACTGTTGGCCTTGAAAAGGGCTCTCTCCTCGACGTATTAGCTAAGTTGTATTCCAGGACTCTTGAGCGCTTTACCCTCTCCTCGGCGTCTCTCTTGGTCTCCGTCTCTTCCTCCGTCAGGGACTACCTCCTCCACCGCGGGTTTTTCTCAGAGGTAATCTTCCCCACTGTAGATGAGGAACCGGTTAGATTGGCACACTCTTCATCGGATAATGTCTGTGCGAACAAGGAGAAGGCGATCCTCTTCGTGGGGGAGCTTTCATCCTTCCATTCCTTCAAGAACTTTGACCTCCTTCTCGATGCTTTCTCTTTTTTATCTCATAAACATCCTGAATGGGAGCTCTGGATCGTGGGAGGGGGGAACCTCCTGGAACACTACATTAGGCTCTCGCGCGGCAGGGGTTTGGATAGGAGGGTGAAGTTCTTTGGGAGGATTGATTCCCTGGAGAAGCTCGCAGAGATTTATAGAAAGGCTTCCGTTATTGTGCTTCCGTCATCGTTTGAGTCCTTTGGAATGGCTGTTCTTGAGGGGGCCCTGTTTGGGGATGTTCCGGTGGTTTCCGACGTTGTGGCCAGGAACTTCCGCGGACATCCGCTGGGAACGTCTAAATCTCTCTATGTAATACGACAAAAGACGGAACTCCCCTCGATGTTAAACGAGCTCCTCTCGAGCCCGAAAGCTTTAAAAAAAGGATGTTTATCCTTACGGCAGGTCAAAAAAGCCAAAAAAGGCTTTGTTCGCATGGGATTTGCTGGACTCCTTTCACGCGCCGACCTTCTGGAAAAATTTTGAAGATAATGGACGTTTTTTCGGGAAATTCAATCACATACCTTCGATTATTAAATAATGCTCGATAATGCTGCGAAAGGTTTATATTTATCTGGTTGCCTATATGGTATTGGCCTTCCATGAGGCCGGCCTCAAAGTGTGGCAAAAAAGGAAGGTAGGTGAAGTAGTATGAATAAGCGCAGGAAAGCGCAAGTTTTTAGCCTGATGCTGGCACTTTTGATGCTGGCATCAGTTGTCCCAGGAACATTCCTCAAACCAGTAGCTGCTGCAGGTTACATCACTGGAGTTAGCGCTGAGACAAACTACGGAGATTCAGTTCTCTTCAATGGCTTCAATTACTACGTCAACATAACAGTAAACGCGAGTCAGAACACCTTTGCTAACATAACCCTTTACTACATTTACAACGACGGTCACAACGAGACAGTCTACAACAACATCAAGCCAATATACTCTGGAAGCAACACTATCATCATAAACTCCACTTCGGATATTCCCTCTCAGTACAGCAAGATACCTCAGGACGTGAGTGCTGTAAAGCTCATTGTCTATGAAGCAGAGTGGGATTCCTCCATAAGCAACTATGTGAACGTGGGCCCCGCCAATCCGTTCAACTTCAACGTTAAGTTCCCGTTCACCGTAACTTACCAGATAAGTACCCAGTCCAACTGGACCGCTGGCTACATAAATGGAAGCA
It contains:
- a CDS encoding lipopolysaccharide biosynthesis protein, translated to MGLRDLIRPTANLTGATFVSAAAGFLFWWAAARMYPPEEVGVASSVLSALSLIFALSTMGLNVGTVRFYSKFGKKATGTTVLVITIASFSMTAVYTIMDPGRVLTGKTSLKALLLSMAVLGAVYTTNGIAAVPLRKTDVFFKQSVVYSARVIPLPFLTREGFGGIVGSFGVGLLTGAVYGVIKLKDALKPAFSMEFLREALPISVGNYLLSISSYLPLYFMPSLVLRDLGRDMAAYYYAGFMLISLTTVPINQLSIILLREGSKGKIRRRDMVKAAGVLAVYWAITSAILILAGNTLLSIFGGKYTSAGGMVKLASLGIGPAGFVALLTAELNIAMDSRGVAIASALNCLVFLFSAHPFLLHFGLQGAALSWILSNSAALPVLLLRHPKTF
- a CDS encoding STT3 domain-containing protein, with protein sequence MTRKGRKRVRTEEKKGSRESTDEQNGNTRALLMIFKKNAAWVIALIAFIIRLIPYRLKYPIGYDPYFHLAYLEYVSSHGWVNYFTYALGPRGILMDHFHPKGMWATPYIVYRILKPFGTSVYGAFKLTPPIFGALTVVAVYYGVKRLYGWKAAAWTSLFLTLSFGHIFRSMSNYYRGDNYALFWYSVVFLLFAYALKSEREKKKKLEFYLLAGTAAGLSSMFWSAYYIVLALPLLTALFVAAYSLIGENRTYDAAMMALSTGLGAILASLLGRIAGFGMLWSENWQGEQVIKLTGIPPGPLNDAYLALHLLLLLPGTLLIILAVRWAVRLPQEKRRVIAWGLGVLTALALIVTIWRYGSILNTLSVGLSPSGTSTATAEMNRPGWEDLKTAYYTLLFLAPLYTLAFRKRRVENAVSLSVVLPLTAMIFYWNRFLFIGSLGIAMAAGIGASETLEFLKNERKTAALVVIGLLTIGLAYQSINTTSHLSPIANDHWEKALTYLRDHSYDNDVVMTWWDHGDWVTYFAHRAPVAQGTPSELTAKFYLGEVPKETLLDYGVDYVTVSYDTMLKWDSLLSTAGYHGSGYVLIIMAPVQASGRTIVFSWGGYSAVVEVNNKNATWNVLVRAGGVSFVPEETWVEKGNETFMVNTYGKKAGNAYLYVNLNYGYAVLMDEKTFSTTFARLMFTNEYPKDYRLVYSDGGMVKIFRLIHPNVEVTWGDSGPILHIINATGDKLVIYGYSDSGKIVFQKTYNVTGITEFKLPQEVKGEVIRYTYMKGDLVLDRGVFRRAGGWD
- a CDS encoding glycosyltransferase; translation: MDVSVVLPTMNEERAIRVVLPRIDEVLNRTGLEYEIIVVDKSSDRTPEIARELGAVVVRQEGKGYGDAYLTGFRHAKGKYVLMMDLDGSYDPEDIPALLQPLLRGEADMVMGSRLKGEIDRGAMPWLHRRIGNPFLTRVLNLFFHVGVSDAHCGMRAIRRDALKRLPLRCRGMEFASEMVIEAAKHGLRIVEVPIHYHRRIGESKLSSFRDGWRHLRFMLLYSPTHLFLLPGSIIALLGLFVLLYTYFFQPIRLHTMILGALMLITGSQVIGFGISAKVYAVKEGFQKPDRTTEFFMRYSILEEGLVVGGLLLLLGIILGIRLFLQWRSAGYGALYHIQEAILILTLVTLGLQLVFFSFFISIYMVKEG
- a CDS encoding glycosyltransferase family 4 protein gives rise to the protein MRVLMLAPYFPPEGGGLERYALSMARELGGEHEVRVLAMSRKRSGVETLSRVIQVERIKAGFVLSNTPLSVRFLLKALSIARSWRPELIVAHTPVPYAADVAALVSRLFNIPLVIVYHTVGLEKGSLLDVLAKLYSRTLERFTLSSASLLVSVSSSVRDYLLHRGFFSEVIFPTVDEEPVRLAHSSSDNVCANKEKAILFVGELSSFHSFKNFDLLLDAFSFLSHKHPEWELWIVGGGNLLEHYIRLSRGRGLDRRVKFFGRIDSLEKLAEIYRKASVIVLPSSFESFGMAVLEGALFGDVPVVSDVVARNFRGHPLGTSKSLYVIRQKTELPSMLNELLSSPKALKKGCLSLRQVKKAKKGFVRMGFAGLLSRADLLEKF